The following are encoded in a window of Peromyscus leucopus breed LL Stock chromosome X, UCI_PerLeu_2.1, whole genome shotgun sequence genomic DNA:
- the LOC114704614 gene encoding fructose-bisphosphate aldolase A-like, protein MSYQYPALTPEQKKELTDIAHRIVAPGKGILAADESTGSIAKQLQSIGTENTEENRRFYRQLLLTADDRVNPCIGGVILFHETLYQKADDGRPFPQVIKSKGGVVGIKVDKGVVPLAGTNGETTTQGLDRLSERCAQYKKDGADFAKWRCVLKIGEHTPSAHAIMENANVLARYASICQQNGIVPIVEPEIFPDGDHDLKHCQYVTEKVLAAVYKALSDHHVYLEGTLLKPNMVTPGHACTQKFSNEEIAMATVTALRRTVPPAVPGITFLSGGQSEEQASANLNAINKCPLLKPWVLTFAYGRALQASALKAWGGKKENMKAAQEEYIKRVLANSLACQGKYTPSGHSGAAANESLFLPNHAY, encoded by the coding sequence ATGTCCTACCAATACCCGGCACTGACCCCGGAGCAGAAGAAGGAGCTGACTGACATCGCTCATAGAATTGTGGCTCCGGGCAAGGGCATCCTGGCTGCAGATGAGTCCACCGGAAGCATTGCCAAGCAGCTGCAGTCCATTGGCACTGAGAACACGGAAGAGAACAGACGCTTCTACCGCCAGCTGCTGCTGACTGCTGATGACCGTGTGAATCCCTGCATTGGGGGGGTGATCCTCTTCCACGAAACACTCTACCAGAAGGCGGATGATGGACGACCCTTCCCCCAAGTTATCAAGTCCAAGGGCGGTGTTGTGGGCATTAAGGTAGATAAAGGTGTGGTGCCCCTGGCGGGAACCAATGGCGAGACCACCACCCAAGGGCTGGATAGGCTGTCTGAACGCTGCGCCCAGTATAAGAAGGATGGAGCTGACTTTGCTAAGTGGCGTTGTGTGCTAAAGATTGGGGAGCACACTCCCTCAGCCCATGCCATCATGGAAAATGCCAATGTTCTGGCCCGTTATGCCAGCATCTGCCAGCAGAATGGCATTGTACCCATTGTGGAGCCTGAAATCTTCCCTGATGGGGACCATGACTTAAAGCACTGTCAGTATGTAACTGAGAAGGTACTGGCTGCTGTCTACAAGGCTCTGAGTGACCACCATGTCTATCTGGAAGGCACATTGCTGAAGCCCAATATGGTCACCCCAGGCCATGCCTGTACCCAGAAATTTTCCAATGAGGAGATTGCCATGGCAACTGTCACAGCACTTCGTCGCACAGTGCCCCCTGCTGTCCCTGGGATCACTTTCCTGTCTGGAGGGCAGAGTGAGGAACAGGCTTCTGCCAACCTCAATGCTATCAACAAGTGCCCACTGCTGAAGCCATGGGTCTTGACTTTCGCTTACGGCCGAGCCCTGCAGGCCTCTGCTCTGAAGGCctggggtgggaagaaggaaaacatgaagGCTGCCCAGGAGGAGTACATCAAGCGAGTCCTGGCCAACAGCCTTGCTTGTCAAGGAAAGTATACCCCAAGTGGTCATTCTGGAGCTGCAGCCAATGAATCTCTCTTCCTCCCTAACCATGCCTACTAA